From Marivirga harenae, one genomic window encodes:
- a CDS encoding ABC transporter ATP-binding protein — protein MIKIKDLNKHFAKHKVLNEINLQFNAGECVALIGPNGSGKTTLIKSILALVTIEKGEIHVQNENIRNQSDYRSKIGYMPQINRFPEHMSVQQLFKMMKSIRQDVTDYDLSLYEAFNIDNMRKKKLGILSGGMRQKVSAALAFLFKPEILILDEPTAGLDPVSNEILKKKLKEAIEKENKLVLITSHILNDLDDIADRVVYLMDGSLYFDKQMTALKEETSESRLNKIIASILNTENHYV, from the coding sequence ATGATCAAGATTAAAGATTTAAATAAGCATTTTGCAAAACATAAGGTATTAAATGAGATTAATCTCCAATTTAATGCTGGAGAGTGTGTGGCTTTAATTGGGCCAAATGGGTCAGGCAAGACCACGCTGATAAAAAGCATTTTAGCATTGGTCACGATTGAAAAAGGAGAGATTCATGTGCAAAATGAAAATATCCGAAATCAAAGTGATTATCGATCAAAAATCGGATACATGCCCCAAATCAATAGATTCCCTGAGCATATGTCAGTGCAGCAGCTTTTCAAAATGATGAAAAGCATTCGACAAGATGTGACAGATTATGATCTTTCTTTATATGAAGCATTCAATATCGATAATATGCGCAAAAAGAAATTGGGAATATTATCTGGCGGGATGAGACAAAAGGTAAGTGCTGCCTTGGCGTTTCTTTTCAAACCCGAGATTTTAATTTTGGATGAGCCTACTGCCGGTTTAGATCCTGTATCAAATGAAATATTAAAGAAAAAGTTGAAAGAGGCTATTGAAAAGGAAAATAAATTGGTATTGATTACCTCTCATATTTTGAATGATCTGGATGATATAGCAGACCGGGTGGTCTACCTGATGGATGGAAGTTTATATTTTGATAAGCAAATGACTGCTCTAAAAGAAGAGACATCTGAAAGCCGATTAAATAAAATTATTGCCAGCATTTTAAATACCGAAAATCACTATGTTTAA
- a CDS encoding sensor histidine kinase: MKKLLLMEAENVIETLNERIKELTCLYEISNIITLHHNSFDKTMNAIVQAIPKAWRHSESAIAEISLRKGHFISGTLQGSTIFQCVNIEVNGEEKGNLIIHYPDQKFSKTDFLQEEHQLLVKLAKEIGTFIENFEHRQNEELMERKFRHNDRLAILGQISAGIAHELNTPLTSILGFAQLIQKSDKNIQDDIEKIINSTLHAREIVKNLMFFACEMPQQIRAISINSLMEDSLKLLKPSFQNAEVSLNLQLSSEDIVVKLDPIQITQVIFNLVINAIQATPPGGYIIVKLRKEDNQLKMYFIDNGKGMSSQINDRIFEPFFTTKPEGEGSGLGLSVVHGIIKKHNGTINFSSEEEGGTTFIVSLPLQQKQ, encoded by the coding sequence TTGAAGAAACTACTACTAATGGAAGCTGAAAACGTAATAGAAACCTTAAACGAACGGATAAAGGAATTAACCTGCTTGTATGAAATATCCAATATAATTACTCTTCATCATAATTCTTTTGATAAAACCATGAATGCAATTGTTCAGGCGATTCCCAAAGCCTGGAGGCATTCTGAAAGTGCGATTGCAGAGATTTCATTGCGCAAGGGTCACTTTATTTCTGGAACTCTTCAAGGAAGTACAATATTTCAGTGTGTAAACATCGAAGTTAATGGAGAAGAAAAAGGAAATTTAATTATTCATTACCCCGATCAAAAATTTAGTAAGACAGATTTTCTTCAAGAAGAACATCAGCTTCTGGTCAAGCTTGCAAAAGAAATAGGGACTTTTATTGAAAACTTTGAACATAGACAAAATGAGGAGTTGATGGAACGAAAATTTAGGCATAATGATCGTTTGGCAATATTGGGACAGATTTCTGCTGGAATTGCACATGAGTTAAATACGCCATTAACGAGCATTTTGGGATTTGCCCAACTAATTCAAAAAAGTGATAAGAACATACAAGATGATATTGAAAAAATCATCAATTCAACACTTCATGCCAGAGAGATAGTTAAAAATCTGATGTTTTTTGCATGTGAAATGCCACAACAGATTAGAGCAATCTCTATCAATTCATTAATGGAGGATTCCTTAAAATTGCTTAAACCAAGTTTTCAAAATGCTGAAGTATCGCTAAACCTACAGCTTAGTTCCGAAGATATTGTTGTGAAACTTGACCCTATTCAAATCACACAAGTAATATTTAATTTGGTTATCAACGCTATTCAAGCAACGCCACCAGGTGGTTATATTATCGTTAAATTGAGAAAAGAAGATAATCAATTAAAAATGTACTTTATTGACAATGGAAAAGGAATGTCTTCACAAATAAATGACAGAATTTTTGAACCGTTTTTTACTACCAAGCCAGAAGGTGAAGGTTCTGGCTTGGGATTGAGTGTAGTCCATGGTATTATTAAAAAACATAATGGCACTATCAATTTTTCTTCTGAGGAAGAGGGCGGTACAACTTTTATTGTTTCACTCCCATTACAACAAAAGCAATGA
- a CDS encoding ABC transporter permease subunit: MFKIAKFITADLLKNKVMLLYLIFLWAVCFGLFSLQGQGDKALTGILNVSLLVTPMICLIFATIYFYNMYEFMMLMHAQPIKRKTLFMALYLSLAVVFTCVYLLGAGIPLLIMNAGTASIFMILGTTFLNFIFVALALGVAVWTKDKSKGMGFSLLIWVYFVLLFDGIILLLMYNFSDYPIEKLVLYISFINPVDLMRILVLMQTEAAALMGYSGAIFQKVFTENWGISIILLVMLVWTVLPLGLSLKAYNKKDL, translated from the coding sequence ATGTTTAAAATAGCCAAATTTATAACAGCTGACTTACTGAAAAATAAGGTCATGCTGCTCTACTTAATATTTTTGTGGGCAGTTTGTTTTGGTCTTTTCAGTTTGCAAGGGCAGGGAGATAAAGCACTAACAGGCATACTGAATGTTAGCCTATTAGTGACGCCCATGATATGCCTGATTTTCGCTACCATATATTTTTACAATATGTATGAGTTTATGATGCTGATGCATGCACAGCCAATCAAGAGAAAAACGCTGTTTATGGCATTGTATTTAAGTCTTGCTGTAGTTTTTACTTGCGTTTACCTACTCGGGGCAGGTATTCCTTTACTGATTATGAATGCTGGAACGGCTTCCATATTTATGATCCTAGGCACTACATTTCTTAACTTTATATTTGTTGCATTAGCTTTAGGTGTGGCCGTTTGGACCAAAGATAAATCAAAAGGGATGGGTTTCTCACTTCTCATTTGGGTGTATTTTGTGCTGCTGTTTGACGGAATCATTCTGCTTTTAATGTACAATTTCAGTGACTACCCAATTGAAAAGTTAGTCTTATATATCAGCTTTATAAACCCTGTTGATTTGATGCGAATCCTGGTTCTGATGCAAACAGAGGCAGCGGCTTTAATGGGCTATAGTGGTGCTATTTTTCAAAAAGTATTTACCGAGAATTGGGGCATCAGCATTATTTTGCTAGTCATGCTGGTATGGACTGTTCTTCCACTTGGATTATCACTAAAAGCCTACAACAAAAAGGATTTATAA